The Archangium primigenium genomic interval AACGGCGCCACGCCGAGCCGGTGATCCTCTGCCATGGCCTGGGCGTCAACCGCTTCCACATGGACTTCGATGAGCGCTACAGCCTGGCGCGCTATCTGGCCCGGGCGGGCTTCGAGACGTGGGTGATGGAGCTGCGCGGCCGGGGCCTGTCCGGGCCCTGTCACGAGAACACCTTCGACGATCAGGCCGAGTACGACGTGCGCGCCGCGTTGCGCACCGTGGTCTCCACGGGAGCCAAGGAAGTGCTCTGGGTGGGGCATTCCAAGGGTGGGTTGACCCTGTACGGGCACCTGGCCCGCAACCCCCAGGCGCCCGTACGGGCCGCGGTGGCGCTGGGCAGTCCGTTCACCTTCGCGGTGCAGCCGGGCTTGAAGATTTTCATCCAGCGCGTCGAGCCGCTCCTGCGGCTCAAGGCCATCCCCGCGCGCCGCATCACCGGCATCGCCCTGTTCGGCGCGCCCCCGGGGCCGCTCACCCGCTACATGATGCTCGCGGAGAACATGGAGCTGGACGTGGTGCGCCGCGCCCTGGCCAACCTGCCCTCGGACATCTCCGGGGGCGTGGCGCGCCAGTTCGCCCAGTGGATCGCCCAGGACTCCTTCTGCATGGTGGATGGCACCTGCTACCGCAAGCCCCTGGCGGGGGTGAAGCTGCCCGTGCTGCTCGTGGCGGGAAGCAAGGACCTGCTCGCTCCCCCGCTCGCCGTGGCGCGGGCCCAGGAGTACCTGGGGGGTCCGGTGAAGCTCGTGGTGGCGGGACAGGCGCACGGCTTCGCCGCGGACTACGGCCACGCGGACCTGATGCTCGGCCGGCGGGCGCCGGACGAAATCTTCCCCCTGGTGGAGGCGTTCCTGTCGAGTCACGCGACCCGGGCCTGAGCCGCCCCGCCGCCCCGTTGTCCGCGCGGTGTCCCCGTGCTACCCACGACGTCCCGCGCCCGCCATGCCCTCCGCCCTCCGCCTCGTCCCCCTCGCCGTGCTCGCCCTCGTGGGCTGTGAGCGCGGCGCGCTTCCGGGCCAGGCCGTGGTGGATTTCCGCCACACCCGCGCCCCCGGGGGCACCCCCGTGGCCTCGTGGACGGGGGATCGGGTGACGGCCGAGGAGCTGCGCCGGCTGCTCGAGGAGATGAGCCCCGCCCTGCGCGAGCGCTACCAGACGCTGGAGCAGAAGCGCGAGTACGTGGAGGGCCTGGTGCGCTACGAGCTCTTGGTGCGCGAGGCGCTCGCGCGCGGGCTCCAGGACGACCCGGACGTGGTGGCGGGCACCAAGCGCGCGCTCGTGTCGCGGCTGATGCGCGACGAGCTGGAGGGCGCCGCCCAGCGCGTGTCCGAGGAGGACGTGGCGGCCGCCTACGCGCGCCAGCGCGAGGACTACGTGCGGCCCGAGCAGGTGCGGCTCTCGCACATCTTCCTCGCGGCCCCCCGCGCGGACGCGGCCCGGGTGGCCGCCGCGCGCCGGGAGGCCGAGGCCCTGCGCGCCCAGGCCCGGGCGCTGCCCGCGCGGGACTTCGCCGCCTTCGGACGGCTCGCGCGCGCGCACAGCCAGGAGCCGCGCACCCAACCCCTGGATGGGGACCTGCGCTTTCGCTCCCTGGAGGTGCTCGCCCAGGACCTCGGGCCCGAGGTGGCCGACGCCGCGCGCGCGCTCGTGGCCGAGGGCGTGGGCGCCCTGAGCGGCGTGGTGCAGACGGACGCCGGGCTGCACGTGCTGCGGCTCACCGGACACCAGCCCGCGCTCGACCAGTCCCTCGCGGACGTGCGCGAGCGGATCGCCGGTCGGCTCGCCCAGGAGCGGCGCTCGCGCGCCTGGGAGGAGCTGCTCGCCGGGCTCGCCACCCGCGCGGACGTCACCCTGGACACGGCGGCGCTCGCGCGCGTGCACGTGGACGCGCTCACCCCTCCCCGGGCCCCCACCCTGCCCGCGCCGGGCTCCCTGCCCGCGCCCCCCTCGCCCCCGTCGGAAACGCCATGACCCTCCCCCGGAGACCGCCCATGCGCCTGGTGTCCCCCCGCCTCGCCGCCCCGCTGCTGCTCGCCCTGGGGCTCGCCGGCTGCGCCCCCAAGGACAAGCAGGAGCCCGACGCCCAGGTGGTGGCCACCGTGAACGGCGAGGCCATCTCCCGCGCCGACTTCGAGCAGGAGCTGGAGCGCGAGTTCATCGCCTCGAGCAACGAGTCCGGCCAGCCCTCCCCCGAGGAGGTGGAGCCCTACAAGCGCGCCCTGCTCGACACGCTCGTCGCGCGGCTGGTGCTCCTGCAGGAGGCGCGCGCCCACAACGTCACCGTCACCCCGGACGAGGTGGACCGGGGCGTGCTCCGGCTGTCGAGCGACTACCCCTCGGGCAACTTCAACGACGTGCTCGCCGAGGGCCAGCTGTCCATGGCCCAGCTCAAGGCGAACGAGGCCGCGCGCCTCACCATCGAGAAGCTCTTCGCCACCCAGGTCTACCCGCGCGTGGGCGTGACGGAGGAGGAGCTGCGCGCGGACTACGCCG includes:
- a CDS encoding peptidylprolyl isomerase, which translates into the protein MPSALRLVPLAVLALVGCERGALPGQAVVDFRHTRAPGGTPVASWTGDRVTAEELRRLLEEMSPALRERYQTLEQKREYVEGLVRYELLVREALARGLQDDPDVVAGTKRALVSRLMRDELEGAAQRVSEEDVAAAYARQREDYVRPEQVRLSHIFLAAPRADAARVAAARREAEALRAQARALPARDFAAFGRLARAHSQEPRTQPLDGDLRFRSLEVLAQDLGPEVADAARALVAEGVGALSGVVQTDAGLHVLRLTGHQPALDQSLADVRERIAGRLAQERRSRAWEELLAGLATRADVTLDTAALARVHVDALTPPRAPTLPAPGSLPAPPSPPSETP
- a CDS encoding alpha/beta hydrolase — its product is MADLFSRTVNREGAGLLTLPFKPDELYRVPTDDGAAVALGRYHPRGERRHAEPVILCHGLGVNRFHMDFDERYSLARYLARAGFETWVMELRGRGLSGPCHENTFDDQAEYDVRAALRTVVSTGAKEVLWVGHSKGGLTLYGHLARNPQAPVRAAVALGSPFTFAVQPGLKIFIQRVEPLLRLKAIPARRITGIALFGAPPGPLTRYMMLAENMELDVVRRALANLPSDISGGVARQFAQWIAQDSFCMVDGTCYRKPLAGVKLPVLLVAGSKDLLAPPLAVARAQEYLGGPVKLVVAGQAHGFAADYGHADLMLGRRAPDEIFPLVEAFLSSHATRA
- a CDS encoding peptidylprolyl isomerase, whose translation is MRLVSPRLAAPLLLALGLAGCAPKDKQEPDAQVVATVNGEAISRADFEQELEREFIASSNESGQPSPEEVEPYKRALLDTLVARLVLLQEARAHNVTVTPDEVDRGVLRLSSDYPSGNFNDVLAEGQLSMAQLKANEAARLTIEKLFATQVYPRVGVTEEELRADYAAHEADYTTPERVRAAQIVVKGMDEARRVQAQLRSGKKFADLARKYSLSADARVGGDLGFFPRGQMPPAFDAVVFTLQPGQVSDVVETEYGYHLFRVLEKKPGRKLEFTEVRDQVEARLLARGRAEAQAKYEQDLRGKAQVWVNEATLQAIRGRPVTHTAAKP